The Candidatus Methylomirabilota bacterium genomic interval CATCGTGCACACGTGCGCCCCCGCCTTGGCCGCGTCCGCGACGTGCAGCGGGCTGCGGATCGAGGCCGCGAGCACCTGGGTCTTGAAGCCGTAGTTGCGGTAGATCTCGCAGATGTCGCGGATCAGGTCCATGCCGACCGCGCCGATGTCGTCGAGGCGCCCAAGGAACGGGCTGATGTAGGTTGCGCCGGCCTTGGCCGAGAGCAGCGCCTGGGGCGCCGAGAAGCAGAGCGTCTGGTTGATCCGCATCCCCTCGCCCGAGAGGTACTTGACGGCCTTGAGCCCGTCCTTGGTCAGCGGGCACTTGACCACGACGTTCTTCGCGATCTGCGCCAGCTCCTTGCCCTCCTTGACCATGCCCTCGAAGTCCGTCGCCACGACCTCCAGGCTTACGTCGCCGGGAACGACGGAGCAGATCTCCTCGACCAGCGGGCGGAAGGGGCGCTTCTCCTTGGCGATGAGCGACGGGTTCGTCGTGCAGCCGTCCACGAGCCCCATCGCCACGCCTTCCTTGAGCTCGGCGACGTTCGCGCTGTCGAGAAAGATCTTCATGTCGTGCCTCCTGGGTTGGGGACCTCGGGACCCAGTGTAGTCCCGCCGCGCGAAGCGGGCAAGCCTCAACCGCCGTGGTGGCGCCGGTAGGCCGCGAGCCGCGCGTCGAGGCCGGGCCGGTCGGGGATGGCCGCGGGTCCCTCGGCTTCGACCGATGCCGCTCCCGCACACGCCGCTGCGGCCGCCGCCTCCCACGCATCTCCGAGGCGCTGGTACTCGATCAGGAGCGTGCTCGCGAAGACGTCGCCCGCGCCCGTCGGGTCGATCTCCTTCGCGGCGTCGGCCTCGACGTGGTAGGAATCGCCGTTGACGTAGAGCGTCGCCCCGCGCTTCCCGCGCGTGATGGCGCCCAGCGGCACCTGCTGGAGCCACGCGACGGCGCCCGCGTCGGCTCCGGGCAGATCCTCTTCGCTGAGGACCAGGAGCTGGGTTCGCGGCAGCACATCGTCGGCATCCTCCCACGGCTGCGGGCCCATCAGGCCGCCTCGGCCGCGCTTGCGCATCCAGCCCTGCGGCAGCACGGCGACCGCCGCGTCCTCGAAGACGCCGGCCAGCGCCGGGTCCACCTCGCCCGCCACGGGGCACAGTACCGCCAGGGGCGCTCCCCGCCACGCCGCGGGGAGGTGCTCCGTCTCGAGATCGGCCGCGCGGGAGAGGAGGGTGAGGGTCCGCGCGCCCCTGGATTGGCCGAGCCGGTAGCGCGTGGTGTGAGGTGACGCCACCGTCGTGACGTGGATCCCCTCGGGAAAGACGTCGAGCGGGTAGTCGGGGGAGATGGAGGTCAGGAGGCCGACGCTGAGGCCGAGCCGCCGGGCAGTCAGCGCCGCGTAGTAAGCCGAGCCGCCGGGCCTGACGCCCGAGGGCGTCTCGTCGAAGGTCACGTGCCCGATGGCGACCAGGTCGATCATGGATCCCCCCTCCCCGCCCGGGAGAGGGCCGCCCTCACAGCTCCATCTGCTTGGCGATGATCTCCTTCATGATCTCGGAGGTGCCGCCGCCGATGGTCAACAGGCGGATGTCGCGGAAGAAGCGCTCGATCGGGTACTCGCGCATGTAGCCGTAGCCGCCGTGGAGCTGGACGCAGTCGTACGCGACCTTCTGGGCCATCTCCCCGGCGAAGAGCTTCACCATGGAGATCTCCTTGACCGCCTCCTCACCGCCCTGGAACTTGAGGCAGACGGCGTAGGTCAGCCAGCGCGCCGCCTCGATGAGGGTCGCCAGGTCGGCCAGCTTGTGGCGCACGACCTGCTTGCCCGACAGCGGTCCGTCAAAGGCGTGGCGCTGCTTCACGTACGCGATAGTGTCCTCGAGCGCGCGGGCGCAGCCGGCCACGGCGTGGAGCCCGGCCACCAGCCGCTCCCGCTGGAAGACCCGCATGACCTCGTAGAAGCCCACGCCCTCTCGCCCCAGCAGGTTCTCGGCCGGTACGCGCATGTCCTGGAAGGCCAGCTCGGCGGTGTCCGAGGCGCGGTTGCCCATCTTGTCGAGCTTGCGGCTCACGGTGAATCCCGGCGTGTTCCGCTCGACCAGGAACATGGAAATGCCCCGATGCCGCTTCCCTTCAGGATCGCGCTTCTCGCGGTCTCCGCTCTCGATACGCGCCGCCACGAAGAAGATGTCGGCCATCACGCCGTTGGTGATGAACATCTTGGAGCCGTTCAGCACGTAGTCGCCCCCGTCCCTGACGGCGCGCGTCCGGATGGCGGCCACGTCGGAGCCTCCGCCGGGCTCGGTCACCGCGATGGCCGTGAGCTTCTCGCCCCGGCAAATGCCCGGCAGGTACTTCTCCTTGAGCGCTTCGCTGCCCGTCCAGTACAGGTGGGGCGAGGCCATATCGGTGTGCACGCCGAGCGCCATGGCGAAGGCCGCGCAGCGGGAGCGCGCCGCTTCTTCGCAGAGCACAGCCGTAGTCAGGAAGTCGGCGCCGCCGCCGCCGTACTTTTCGTCGTACTCGACGCCGAGGAAGCCCAAGGCGCCCATGCGGGGCCAGATCGACTTGGGGATCTGCCCGGCCTCCTCCCACGCTTCGACATGGGGCTCGACCTCCTTCTCGACGAAGGAGCGCACCGCCTGGCGGAACATTTCGTGCTGCTCGTTGAAGATCTTCATGCAGCGCTGCCCCACTTCGTCTTGACGGCTTCCCGGTCGACGCCGCCTTCGGCCGAGCGCGCGAGGGCATCGGCGAACACCACCACGTGGGGGCGCTTGAAGCGGGCGATCTTCGATGCCACGAAGTCGCTGACCTGCTGGGCGGTGTAGCGGCCGGCGGTCTTCACCTCGACCACGGCCTTGATCGCCTCGCCCCATTTGGCGTCGGGGATGCCGTAGACGCACACTCCGCTCACACCGTCCATCTGCATGATGACCGTCTCGACCTCCGCGGGGTACACGTTCTCCCCGCCGGGCTTGATCAGCTCCTTTTCGG includes:
- the fsa gene encoding fructose-6-phosphate aldolase, which gives rise to MKIFLDSANVAELKEGVAMGLVDGCTTNPSLIAKEKRPFRPLVEEICSVVPGDVSLEVVATDFEGMVKEGKELAQIAKNVVVKCPLTKDGLKAVKYLSGEGMRINQTLCFSAPQALLSAKAGATYISPFLGRLDDIGAVGMDLIRDICEIYRNYGFKTQVLAASIRSPLHVADAAKAGAHVCTMPFAVLEMLMKHPLTDIGLKKFLDDWNKSGAKI
- a CDS encoding PfkB family carbohydrate kinase codes for the protein MIDLVAIGHVTFDETPSGVRPGGSAYYAALTARRLGLSVGLLTSISPDYPLDVFPEGIHVTTVASPHTTRYRLGQSRGARTLTLLSRAADLETEHLPAAWRGAPLAVLCPVAGEVDPALAGVFEDAAVAVLPQGWMRKRGRGGLMGPQPWEDADDVLPRTQLLVLSEEDLPGADAGAVAWLQQVPLGAITRGKRGATLYVNGDSYHVEADAAKEIDPTGAGDVFASTLLIEYQRLGDAWEAAAAAACAGAASVEAEGPAAIPDRPGLDARLAAYRRHHGG
- a CDS encoding acyl-CoA dehydrogenase family protein; its protein translation is MKIFNEQHEMFRQAVRSFVEKEVEPHVEAWEEAGQIPKSIWPRMGALGFLGVEYDEKYGGGGADFLTTAVLCEEAARSRCAAFAMALGVHTDMASPHLYWTGSEALKEKYLPGICRGEKLTAIAVTEPGGGSDVAAIRTRAVRDGGDYVLNGSKMFITNGVMADIFFVAARIESGDREKRDPEGKRHRGISMFLVERNTPGFTVSRKLDKMGNRASDTAELAFQDMRVPAENLLGREGVGFYEVMRVFQRERLVAGLHAVAGCARALEDTIAYVKQRHAFDGPLSGKQVVRHKLADLATLIEAARWLTYAVCLKFQGGEEAVKEISMVKLFAGEMAQKVAYDCVQLHGGYGYMREYPIERFFRDIRLLTIGGGTSEIMKEIIAKQMEL